In one Nocardia tengchongensis genomic region, the following are encoded:
- a CDS encoding helix-turn-helix domain-containing protein, protein MTLLREAIGESLRRARVAQSRTLREVSTSARVSLGYLSEVERGRKEASSELLAAICQALDVPLAQVLFDVSSTMADADKAAAKVPVRGGDGDVAMAADGTFGPRIVIPAPKSDRLVLVAAK, encoded by the coding sequence ATGACGCTGCTGCGAGAAGCCATCGGGGAAAGCCTGCGGCGCGCTCGGGTCGCCCAGAGCCGGACCTTGCGCGAGGTCTCCACCTCCGCGCGAGTGAGCCTGGGGTACCTGTCCGAGGTGGAACGGGGTCGCAAGGAGGCGTCGAGCGAGCTGCTCGCCGCCATCTGCCAGGCCCTGGACGTGCCGCTGGCACAGGTGCTCTTCGACGTGAGCTCGACCATGGCCGACGCCGACAAGGCCGCCGCCAAGGTGCCCGTACGGGGTGGCGATGGTGACGTGGCGATGGCCGCGGACGGAACTTTCGGCCCCCGCATCGTGATTCCGGCCCCGAAGTCGGACCGTCTGGTGCTGGTGGCCGCCAAGTGA
- a CDS encoding CinA family protein has product MPPDPLITSVPAADLVAALTAAGQTVATAESLTAGLLSAAIAGIPGASAVLRGGLIVYATDLKGSLAGVNADTLAVDGPVAASTAQQLAVGARERCGADWGIGLTGVAGPEPQDGRPVGTVFLGIAGPESTEVLRLKLPGDRWTIRVGAVRAAVTELVRMVRDE; this is encoded by the coding sequence ATTCCGCCCGACCCGCTGATCACCTCCGTGCCCGCCGCCGACCTGGTCGCGGCCCTGACCGCCGCCGGGCAGACAGTGGCCACCGCGGAATCGCTGACCGCCGGACTGCTCAGTGCCGCCATCGCGGGAATTCCGGGCGCCAGCGCGGTGTTGCGGGGTGGACTGATCGTCTACGCCACCGACCTCAAAGGGTCGCTGGCCGGTGTGAATGCCGACACGCTGGCGGTGGATGGTCCGGTCGCCGCGAGCACCGCCCAACAGCTGGCCGTCGGTGCGCGTGAACGCTGCGGGGCGGACTGGGGAATCGGACTCACCGGAGTCGCCGGACCCGAACCGCAGGACGGCCGACCGGTCGGCACGGTATTTCTAGGTATAGCGGGTCCGGAGTCCACCGAGGTGCTTCGGTTGAAGTTGCCGGGAGACCGGTGGACGATCAGGGTGGGCGCGGTACGCGCCGCGGTCACCGAACTCGTCCGCATGGTCCGGGACGAGTGA
- the pgsA gene encoding CDP-diacylglycerol--glycerol-3-phosphate 3-phosphatidyltransferase, with protein sequence MPSRPEALAETEPVPLLNIANVLTVLRILIVPLFLLALFAGSGHDTKWRWIAAAAFGIAAITDRIDGQLARKYGLVTDFGKLADPIADKALIGAALIGLSMLHDLPWWITLVIVAREVGVTLLRLIVVRRGVIPAGRGGKLKTLVQSVAIGVLLLPLSGGFAAAGMDVMYLAVVLTVMTGLDYVVQAARLWFGSPGGSRAA encoded by the coding sequence ATGCCGTCGCGGCCGGAAGCCTTGGCCGAGACCGAGCCGGTGCCGCTGCTGAACATCGCCAATGTGCTCACCGTTCTGCGCATTCTGATCGTGCCGTTGTTCCTGCTCGCGCTGTTCGCCGGCAGTGGGCACGACACCAAGTGGCGCTGGATCGCGGCGGCGGCCTTCGGTATCGCCGCCATCACCGACCGCATCGACGGGCAACTGGCTCGCAAATACGGTCTGGTCACCGACTTCGGCAAGCTGGCCGATCCGATCGCGGACAAGGCTCTCATCGGGGCAGCGCTTATTGGCCTGTCCATGCTGCACGACCTGCCGTGGTGGATCACCCTGGTGATCGTGGCCCGCGAAGTGGGCGTCACGCTGCTGCGACTGATCGTGGTCCGGCGCGGGGTGATCCCCGCGGGCCGGGGCGGCAAACTCAAGACGCTGGTCCAGTCGGTCGCGATCGGCGTGCTGCTGCTGCCGCTGTCGGGCGGATTCGCCGCGGCCGGAATGGACGTGATGTATCTGGCCGTGGTGCTGACCGTGATGACGGGCCTCGACTACGTCGTGCAGGCGGCCCGGCTCTGGTTCGGGTCACCGGGCGGCAGTCGTGCCGCGTGA
- a CDS encoding amino-acid N-acetyltransferase, whose product MTTRAPDSGSIGGQAAGTPVVRRARTSDVPEIKRLIDIYAGRILLEKNLVTLYEAVQEFWVAELGGQIVGCGALHVLWADLGEVRTVAVHPDIKGTGAGRLIVEQLITVARELELRRVFVLTFEVEFFARHGFAEIEGTPVTAEVYAEMCRSYDTGVAEFLDLSYVKPNTLGNTRMLLTL is encoded by the coding sequence ATGACAACACGGGCACCAGACAGCGGTTCGATCGGCGGGCAGGCGGCGGGAACGCCGGTCGTCCGCCGAGCGCGAACCTCTGACGTGCCCGAGATCAAACGCCTCATCGACATCTACGCCGGCCGCATCCTGCTCGAGAAGAACCTGGTGACGCTGTACGAGGCGGTGCAGGAATTCTGGGTGGCCGAACTCGGCGGGCAGATCGTGGGCTGCGGCGCGCTGCACGTGCTGTGGGCCGACCTCGGTGAGGTGCGCACGGTCGCGGTGCACCCCGACATCAAGGGGACCGGCGCCGGGCGGCTGATCGTGGAGCAGCTGATCACCGTGGCGCGCGAACTCGAGTTGCGGCGGGTCTTCGTGCTCACCTTCGAGGTGGAGTTCTTCGCCCGGCACGGGTTCGCCGAGATCGAGGGCACGCCGGTGACCGCGGAGGTGTACGCCGAGATGTGCCGCTCCTACGACACCGGTGTCGCCGAATTCCTGGATCTCTCCTACGTCAAGCCGAACACGCTCGGGAATACCCGAATGCTGTTGACGCTCTGA
- a CDS encoding YciI family protein has product MAVFAVHYVYSEATVPARDIHRPEHRAWLNALVDQGVVLTSGPYADGSGALILVSAEDLDAVTKLFEDDPFNREGLLTDKRITEWLPTMGAFAP; this is encoded by the coding sequence ATGGCCGTTTTCGCCGTCCACTACGTCTACTCCGAGGCCACCGTCCCGGCCCGCGACATCCACCGCCCCGAGCACCGGGCCTGGCTCAACGCCCTGGTCGATCAGGGCGTCGTGCTCACCAGCGGCCCGTACGCGGACGGGTCGGGCGCGCTGATCCTGGTCTCGGCCGAGGACCTGGACGCGGTCACGAAGCTGTTCGAGGACGACCCGTTCAATCGGGAAGGGCTGCTGACCGACAAGCGGATCACCGAATGGTTGCCGACCATGGGCGCCTTCGCTCCCTGA